One genomic segment of Vibrio quintilis includes these proteins:
- the gspC gene encoding type II secretion system protein GspC, giving the protein MQQFDIKIKHSATTVLSSLWRSVLNHQNLVSTGLTVVLWAIFAWYLGKAVWMPFHNNSSHVSVWKPTTAAHSGTQKVFDSRFVKQQNLFGEFNRSSKPVQNTVMVNAPKTKLNLKLVGVVVSDEIHGNLAIIALRGEQDTYGLDESIKGTRASLKAVLADRVIINNSGRDETLMLENIDPKLYQQMGPIRNKAHTPGKFTEHTRHTSDKKLAQIKQELSNNPQNLFQYVRLSQIKRNNAVIGYRLSPGRSPELFKSVGLKRGDIAVKLNDVDLTDKNAMVKISSELSDLSEMKITVERDGQPHDIYIQF; this is encoded by the coding sequence TTGCAGCAATTTGATATTAAAATTAAACATTCAGCAACAACTGTATTGTCATCCTTGTGGCGCTCTGTTTTGAATCATCAAAATTTAGTTAGTACCGGTTTAACAGTTGTACTGTGGGCTATTTTTGCATGGTATCTGGGAAAAGCGGTCTGGATGCCTTTTCATAATAATAGTAGTCATGTTTCTGTATGGAAACCAACAACGGCAGCACATTCCGGAACGCAGAAAGTATTCGATAGCCGCTTTGTTAAGCAGCAGAATTTATTTGGTGAGTTTAACCGGAGCTCTAAACCTGTACAAAATACAGTGATGGTTAATGCGCCAAAAACAAAATTAAATTTGAAGCTTGTCGGTGTCGTTGTCAGTGATGAGATTCATGGTAATCTTGCAATCATTGCATTGAGAGGTGAGCAGGATACATATGGTCTGGATGAATCTATCAAAGGAACCAGAGCATCACTGAAAGCCGTATTAGCGGATCGGGTTATCATCAACAACTCGGGCAGAGATGAAACATTAATGCTTGAAAATATTGACCCGAAGCTTTATCAACAAATGGGGCCTATCAGGAATAAAGCTCACACTCCGGGGAAATTTACAGAGCATACCCGCCACACATCTGATAAAAAGCTTGCACAAATCAAACAAGAACTCTCAAATAACCCTCAAAATCTTTTTCAATATGTACGTTTATCGCAGATTAAAAGAAATAATGCAGTGATTGGCTACCGGTTAAGCCCCGGCCGATCACCGGAGCTTTTCAAATCTGTTGGATTAAAACGTGGGGATATTGCTGTAAAACTCAATGATGTTGATCTGACAGACAAAAATGCAATGGTAAAAATTAGCTCTGAATTATCGGATTTATCTGAAATGAAAATTACAGTTGAGAGAGATGGTCAACCTCATGACATTTATATTCAATTTTAA
- a CDS encoding AsmA family protein, with protein MTKTGIIRLGILCIAVLITCTLASIVFILNTQYLTPVTQWLLRSTLFPSLKTEKAAYEFPLHLTLQKTRLTSDSPLVDSIDIWLNPYQTDLQSVVLDSLLIDGAEITAPTSGWHIPHLVEVNQLAAKNITYTTEGGMVLQNLDIQIEHPSWQKNQDQALPHGAIQLYARKLLWRGELLKDVLLTGEYSPDKKSYIQGVSFNWRNANLSLAAQEHPQGWDITNLSAEKLDLSLSQIQQLQYKFQEIASDSINKIERIDILTSQFSSPQLKVINCDLSASNLSFNHPADFLWSQQNARLSLSAESISVGDYQWIEPDMNVSFSSGEINLEDFNASILQGNVHFSGKFSPEAINIHEAHLSGLKLFIEQDTAIKLPWIQTYFQNINELHADNIKIQNSQIIQLAHKPYWQLSGINLDASDTQISTQHHWGLWSGKLNVSVDSLSYDDTIASQGVLEIHRDGNSLYLDRLFIPYNNGYIKAIGKWANMDKGAPWKLNVEAYSLPLKLIHILPFPLEGLSDFSLKASGLSGDSVILGHTLSGELRMSIRDGNLALNKHHMNFSMPATLISADRGKINLPETQLGPEGVNATIHGEWNLAESDNDKLILSLEKTEHQYNLLSPGDAPKEGVPGTNTP; from the coding sequence ATGACAAAAACCGGCATTATCCGATTAGGCATTCTCTGTATTGCAGTTCTTATAACTTGCACTCTGGCAAGTATCGTTTTTATTTTAAATACACAATACCTGACACCAGTGACTCAGTGGTTATTAAGATCAACACTTTTTCCTTCATTGAAAACTGAAAAAGCAGCTTATGAATTCCCTCTGCACCTAACCTTACAAAAAACCCGGCTGACTTCTGACTCTCCGCTGGTAGATAGTATCGATATTTGGTTAAACCCTTACCAGACTGATCTTCAATCTGTCGTTCTGGATTCCCTCTTAATTGACGGAGCAGAGATAACTGCTCCCACATCCGGATGGCACATACCTCATCTTGTGGAAGTGAATCAACTGGCAGCTAAAAACATCACATACACCACAGAAGGCGGTATGGTGCTTCAAAATCTGGACATTCAGATCGAACATCCTTCCTGGCAGAAGAATCAGGATCAAGCCTTACCTCACGGTGCTATCCAGCTTTATGCACGAAAGTTATTATGGCGGGGAGAGCTACTTAAAGATGTACTCTTGACTGGTGAATACTCACCAGACAAGAAGAGTTACATTCAGGGGGTATCATTCAACTGGCGGAACGCTAACCTGTCTTTAGCCGCACAAGAACACCCCCAAGGCTGGGACATTACCAACCTTTCAGCTGAAAAACTGGATCTGTCTTTATCGCAAATTCAGCAGCTACAATATAAATTTCAGGAAATTGCTTCTGATTCAATCAACAAAATAGAGCGAATCGATATACTGACCAGTCAATTTTCATCTCCTCAACTGAAAGTGATTAACTGCGACTTATCTGCTTCAAATTTATCTTTCAATCATCCGGCAGATTTTTTATGGTCACAGCAAAATGCCAGATTATCTCTGAGCGCTGAAAGTATTTCTGTTGGTGATTATCAGTGGATTGAACCGGATATGAATGTCAGTTTCTCTTCAGGGGAAATCAATCTTGAGGATTTTAATGCTTCTATTCTTCAGGGAAATGTTCATTTTTCCGGGAAATTTTCACCGGAGGCAATCAACATACACGAAGCTCATTTATCAGGACTGAAATTATTCATCGAGCAGGATACAGCCATAAAACTCCCCTGGATACAAACTTATTTTCAGAATATCAATGAATTACATGCGGACAATATAAAAATCCAAAACAGCCAGATAATTCAATTAGCGCATAAACCATACTGGCAACTTTCCGGGATCAATCTGGATGCATCTGATACACAAATATCAACACAACATCACTGGGGGTTGTGGAGTGGCAAATTAAACGTTTCTGTCGACAGCCTCAGCTATGATGACACAATTGCCAGTCAGGGTGTTCTGGAAATACACCGTGATGGGAATTCACTGTATCTTGACCGCCTGTTTATCCCATATAACAACGGCTACATCAAAGCCATTGGAAAGTGGGCAAATATGGATAAGGGGGCGCCATGGAAACTTAATGTTGAAGCATACAGTCTTCCTTTAAAACTGATTCATATCCTCCCATTCCCACTGGAAGGTTTGTCTGATTTTTCTCTGAAAGCGAGTGGCCTGTCGGGTGATTCTGTGATTCTCGGACATACATTATCAGGAGAGCTGCGGATGAGTATCCGGGACGGTAATTTAGCACTGAACAAACATCATATGAATTTTAGTATGCCTGCCACACTCATCTCCGCCGATCGGGGAAAAATTAATCTTCCGGAAACTCAGCTTGGGCCAGAAGGAGTGAATGCGACAATTCATGGGGAATGGAATTTAGCAGAATCTGACAACGATAAACTCATTTTGTCTTTAGAGAAAACAGAGCATCAATATAATTTACTGAGTCCGGGTGATGCCCCGAAAGAAGGTGTACCCGGCACGAATACACCATAA
- the hslR gene encoding ribosome-associated heat shock protein Hsp15, with protein sequence MSSLNEPVRLDKWLWAARFYKTRSISRSMIDGGKVHYNGQRTKPSKIIEIGAEITLRQGYEEKTVVIEKISAQRKGAQEAQTLYTETAESIEKREINTQQRKMNAHNPSPDKRPDKKQRRDIIKFKHQ encoded by the coding sequence ATGAGTTCCCTAAATGAACCAGTTAGATTAGATAAATGGCTATGGGCAGCAAGATTCTATAAAACCCGTTCCATTTCTCGTTCTATGATTGATGGCGGAAAAGTCCATTATAACGGGCAACGCACCAAGCCCAGCAAGATAATCGAAATTGGGGCTGAGATTACTTTACGGCAGGGATATGAAGAAAAAACTGTCGTGATTGAAAAAATTTCAGCCCAACGTAAAGGCGCACAGGAAGCGCAAACACTATATACTGAGACCGCTGAAAGTATTGAGAAACGGGAAATCAATACACAACAAAGAAAAATGAATGCGCATAACCCAAGTCCGGATAAGCGTCCGGATAAAAAGCAGCGACGTGATATTATTAAGTTTAAACATCAATAA
- the pckA gene encoding phosphoenolpyruvate carboxykinase (ATP), translating into MTVMEQLKAANIDLTSYGINNVTEIVYNPSYEQLFEEETAPQLEGYEKGILTKPGSVAVDTGVFTGRSPKDKFIVKDDTTRDNFWWTSDSVKNDNKPITQAVWDDLKKLVTQQLSNKRLFVLDGYCGANPDTRLSVRFITEVAWQAHFVKNMFIRPTEEELKSFEPNFVVMNGAKCTNPDWKRHELNSENFTVFNLTEKMQLIGGTWYGGEMKKGIFAIMNYFLPLKGIASMHCSANMGKDDDVAIFFGLSGTGKTTLSTDPKRALIGDDEHGWDDDGVFNFEGGCYAKTIKLCKEAEPDIYNAIRRDALLENVTVRADGSVDYDDGSKTENTRVSYPIYHIDNIVKPISKGGHAKKVIFLSADAFGVLPPVSKLTPEQTKYHFLSGFTAKLAGTERGITEPTPTFSACFGAAFLTLHPTKYADVLVKRMESAGAEAYLVNTGWNGTGKRISIQDTRCIIDAILDGSIENAPTKTIPIFNLEVPTALPGVDSEILDPRETYIDALQWESKAKDLASRFIKNFEKYTDNEEGKALISAGPRLD; encoded by the coding sequence ATGACCGTAATGGAACAATTAAAGGCTGCAAATATCGATCTTACTTCTTATGGCATAAACAATGTTACGGAGATTGTATACAACCCAAGCTACGAACAATTATTTGAAGAGGAAACGGCTCCCCAACTGGAAGGTTATGAGAAAGGAATTCTGACTAAACCCGGCTCCGTTGCTGTCGATACCGGCGTTTTCACAGGCCGCTCACCAAAGGATAAATTTATTGTTAAAGATGACACAACAAGAGACAACTTTTGGTGGACATCTGATAGTGTTAAAAACGATAACAAACCAATCACTCAAGCTGTATGGGATGATCTCAAAAAGTTAGTCACTCAACAATTATCTAATAAGCGCCTGTTTGTTCTTGATGGCTATTGTGGTGCCAATCCGGATACCCGGCTGAGCGTCAGGTTTATTACTGAAGTGGCCTGGCAGGCCCACTTTGTCAAGAATATGTTCATTCGCCCAACAGAAGAAGAACTCAAATCATTTGAGCCTAACTTTGTTGTCATGAACGGTGCAAAATGTACCAACCCCGACTGGAAACGACACGAACTTAATTCCGAAAATTTCACTGTTTTCAATTTGACAGAAAAAATGCAACTAATTGGCGGTACATGGTATGGCGGAGAGATGAAGAAAGGTATATTCGCTATCATGAATTACTTCCTGCCACTGAAAGGCATTGCTTCCATGCATTGCTCTGCCAATATGGGAAAAGATGATGATGTGGCAATTTTCTTTGGCTTATCCGGAACAGGTAAAACAACACTTTCAACCGATCCCAAACGAGCATTAATTGGTGATGATGAACACGGCTGGGATGATGATGGTGTCTTTAATTTTGAGGGTGGATGTTACGCAAAAACCATCAAATTATGCAAAGAAGCGGAACCGGATATATACAATGCGATCCGGCGGGATGCATTACTGGAAAATGTCACTGTAAGAGCTGATGGCAGCGTTGATTACGATGATGGCTCAAAAACAGAAAACACAAGAGTATCTTATCCAATTTATCATATTGATAATATCGTGAAACCGATATCAAAAGGTGGGCATGCGAAGAAAGTTATTTTCTTATCTGCTGATGCATTCGGTGTCCTGCCTCCCGTCTCAAAACTGACTCCGGAGCAAACAAAATACCACTTTCTTTCCGGGTTCACCGCTAAATTAGCCGGTACTGAGCGGGGAATCACTGAACCGACACCGACATTTTCAGCCTGCTTTGGCGCAGCCTTCCTGACACTGCACCCAACAAAATATGCAGATGTTCTGGTGAAGCGGATGGAATCCGCCGGTGCAGAGGCTTATCTGGTCAATACTGGCTGGAATGGTACAGGTAAACGCATATCCATTCAGGATACCCGTTGTATCATTGATGCGATTTTAGATGGTTCAATTGAAAACGCACCAACCAAAACAATTCCTATCTTTAATCTGGAAGTACCAACCGCTTTGCCCGGCGTTGATTCTGAAATTTTAGATCCCCGGGAAACATATATCGACGCACTGCAGTGGGAAAGCAAAGCAAAAGATCTGGCTTCTCGTTTTATTAAAAACTTTGAGAAGTATACAGATAATGAAGAAGGTAAAGCACTTATCAGTGCCGGCCCCCGGTTAGATTAG
- the gspD gene encoding type II secretion system secretin GspD, giving the protein MKHWLKKSTWLLLGSVIISPMALANEYSINFKGTDIQEFINIVGRNLHKTIIVDPVVRGKIDVRSYDTLSDEQYYGFFLNVLQVYGFAVVEMDNGVLKVIKSKDAKTSAIPVLDVSETTSADSVITRVVSVHNVSVKELSPLLRQLVNNAGSGNVVHYDPANIILLTGRSAVVDRLAKIIERVDRAGNTDIAVVTLENASAPEVVRIVEALNKDQNSKRMPEFLKPKLVADERTNSILISGDPKIRARISRLIRNLDIEMATKSNHRVVYLKYAKAEDLVDVLKGVSDNIQAEKQGEGKSAKSSKRTDVVIAAHKETNSLIISAPKDIMNSLLDVVSQLDIRRAQVLIEALIVEMSEGDGINLGIQWGSIESGSAIQFSNTGTSVGSVMVGLEEAKDQETTEYYYDSNGNRRPYTSTESGDYSTLAEALQGVEGAAVSIVMGDWTALLSAVSTDSSSNILSSPSITVMDNGEASFVVGEEVPVLTGSTSSSSNSNPFQTVDRKEVGIKLKVKPQINEGDSVLLNIDQEVSNVLAAGGAVDVRFAKRQLNTSVMVKDGQMLVLGGLIDERTQESESKVPFLGDIPLLGYLFRSTSTKVEKKNLMVFIKPTIIRNGVTADGVTQRKYNYIRAEQLLKAEQGLKLMDDKDVPVLPTYESQLHYPAEIQSFLEQVSSKQE; this is encoded by the coding sequence GTGAAGCATTGGCTAAAAAAGAGTACGTGGTTGTTGCTGGGAAGTGTAATTATTTCTCCAATGGCCTTAGCGAATGAATATAGTATTAATTTTAAAGGCACTGATATTCAGGAATTCATCAATATTGTTGGTCGGAATCTTCATAAAACGATCATTGTTGATCCTGTCGTTCGTGGAAAAATTGATGTTCGCAGTTACGATACACTCAGTGATGAGCAGTATTATGGTTTCTTCTTAAATGTATTACAGGTCTATGGCTTCGCAGTTGTAGAAATGGATAACGGGGTGTTGAAGGTTATCAAGTCTAAAGATGCCAAAACATCAGCAATACCTGTACTGGATGTGTCTGAAACAACCAGTGCTGATAGCGTGATTACCCGGGTTGTTTCAGTTCATAATGTTTCTGTTAAAGAGCTCTCACCCTTGTTGAGGCAGTTAGTTAACAATGCTGGCTCTGGTAATGTTGTGCACTATGATCCGGCTAATATTATTTTATTAACCGGCCGTTCTGCCGTTGTTGACCGGCTGGCAAAAATCATAGAACGGGTTGATCGGGCTGGTAATACCGATATTGCGGTCGTGACACTGGAAAACGCATCAGCGCCTGAAGTTGTCAGGATTGTTGAAGCGTTAAATAAAGATCAAAACTCAAAAAGAATGCCTGAGTTTTTGAAGCCAAAGCTGGTTGCCGATGAACGAACCAATTCAATATTGATTTCAGGTGATCCTAAGATCAGAGCCCGGATTTCCCGGTTAATCAGAAACCTTGATATTGAGATGGCGACGAAGAGTAATCATCGGGTTGTTTATCTGAAATATGCGAAGGCTGAAGATTTAGTCGATGTACTGAAAGGGGTATCGGATAATATTCAGGCGGAAAAGCAGGGCGAAGGCAAATCGGCAAAATCTTCCAAAAGAACAGATGTTGTGATTGCTGCTCACAAAGAAACAAACTCTTTGATCATCAGCGCGCCTAAAGACATCATGAATTCCTTACTTGATGTCGTATCTCAGCTGGATATTCGTCGTGCCCAGGTATTGATTGAAGCACTGATTGTAGAAATGTCTGAAGGTGACGGAATTAACCTCGGAATCCAGTGGGGTTCTATTGAAAGTGGTTCCGCTATTCAGTTCAGTAATACCGGAACTTCGGTTGGTAGTGTCATGGTTGGCCTTGAAGAGGCAAAAGATCAGGAGACAACTGAGTATTATTATGACAGCAATGGGAACCGGCGACCGTATACATCAACTGAAAGTGGCGATTACTCAACTCTTGCAGAAGCATTACAAGGTGTTGAAGGGGCCGCCGTCAGTATTGTGATGGGAGACTGGACAGCTCTGTTGAGCGCGGTTTCTACTGACTCCAGCTCGAATATTCTTTCCTCTCCGAGCATTACTGTGATGGACAACGGTGAAGCATCGTTTGTGGTTGGGGAAGAAGTTCCCGTTTTGACTGGTTCAACGTCCAGTTCAAGTAACAGTAATCCATTCCAGACTGTTGACCGTAAAGAAGTGGGTATCAAGCTGAAGGTTAAGCCACAGATCAATGAAGGTGATTCAGTACTACTGAATATCGATCAGGAAGTCTCTAATGTGCTTGCTGCCGGAGGCGCGGTTGATGTTCGTTTTGCAAAACGTCAGCTCAACACTTCGGTGATGGTTAAAGATGGCCAGATGCTGGTACTTGGTGGTTTGATTGATGAGCGAACTCAGGAAAGTGAATCAAAAGTACCTTTCCTCGGTGACATTCCATTGCTGGGATATTTATTCCGCTCAACCAGTACTAAAGTTGAGAAGAAAAACCTGATGGTATTTATCAAACCGACCATTATTCGCAATGGTGTGACGGCAGATGGTGTTACCCAAAGGAAATATAATTACATCCGGGCTGAGCAGCTGTTGAAAGCAGAACAAGGGTTGAAGTTGATGGATGACAAAGATGTACCTGTCTTACCAACTTATGAATCCCAACTCCATTATCCGGCTGAAATTCAGTCTTTCCTTGAACAAGTAAGTTCTAAGCAGGAGTAA
- the hslO gene encoding Hsp33 family molecular chaperone HslO yields the protein MTSNVLNRYLFDNLSVRGELVQLDETYQQLTSGQAYPAPVKSLLGELLVATTLLTATMKFEGSITMQLQGDGAVSLAVINGDHNQQVRGVARWEGKIPEDATLHQLIGKGHLVITIEPNHGEKYQGIVGLDGENLAEVLEGYFQHSEQLKTKLWIHTSETHAAGMLLQVMPDGTGSPDDFEHLEQLTATISAEELFSLSANDLLYRLYHQEDIKLFQPQPVSFQCNCSRQRTGRAITTLPVDEVRKLILQDGHITLHCDYCGTNYHFTEDDVDQLLIDQTGSEKTIH from the coding sequence ATGACAAGCAATGTATTAAACCGCTATCTGTTTGATAACTTATCGGTACGTGGTGAACTGGTGCAACTGGACGAAACCTATCAGCAGCTTACTTCTGGTCAGGCCTATCCAGCCCCGGTAAAATCTTTACTGGGTGAATTACTTGTAGCAACAACGCTGCTGACAGCAACGATGAAATTCGAAGGCTCTATCACCATGCAGTTACAGGGAGATGGTGCAGTCTCTTTAGCTGTAATTAACGGAGATCATAACCAGCAGGTCAGAGGCGTTGCCCGCTGGGAAGGAAAGATTCCTGAAGATGCAACGTTGCATCAGCTCATCGGTAAAGGCCACCTGGTTATCACCATTGAACCGAACCATGGGGAAAAATATCAGGGGATTGTTGGCTTAGACGGTGAGAATCTGGCAGAAGTTCTGGAAGGTTATTTTCAACATTCAGAACAGCTCAAGACAAAATTATGGATTCACACCAGTGAAACACATGCTGCGGGTATGCTATTACAGGTAATGCCAGACGGAACCGGTAGCCCCGATGATTTTGAGCATCTGGAGCAATTGACTGCAACCATATCGGCAGAAGAACTGTTTTCATTGAGTGCAAATGACTTACTCTATCGTTTGTACCATCAGGAAGATATAAAACTGTTCCAGCCACAGCCTGTGAGTTTTCAGTGTAACTGTTCAAGACAAAGAACAGGCAGAGCGATTACAACATTGCCTGTGGATGAAGTCAGAAAACTCATTCTGCAGGATGGACACATCACTCTTCATTGTGATTATTGTGGCACTAATTACCATTTCACTGAGGACGATGTGGATCAACTCCTTATTGATCAAACCGGATCGGAAAAAACGATTCATTAA
- the dtd gene encoding D-aminoacyl-tRNA deacylase, with product MIALIQRVSEASVTVDGEVIGEIRQGLLVLLGVEKDDDEIKAKRLVERVTTYRVFEDELGKMNNNVQQVNGECLVVSQFTLPADTRKGTRAGFSKGARPEDAERLYDYFSDLCEKIVPTARGRFAADMKVALVNDGPVTFWLQV from the coding sequence GTGATAGCATTGATTCAGAGAGTCTCTGAAGCTTCGGTGACTGTTGATGGTGAAGTCATTGGAGAAATCCGGCAAGGATTGCTGGTTTTATTAGGTGTCGAGAAAGACGACGATGAAATAAAAGCGAAGCGTTTAGTTGAGCGGGTGACGACTTATCGTGTATTTGAAGATGAATTAGGAAAAATGAATAACAATGTTCAGCAAGTAAATGGGGAATGCTTGGTTGTTTCTCAGTTCACACTTCCAGCCGATACCCGCAAAGGAACAAGAGCAGGGTTTTCTAAGGGAGCCAGGCCTGAAGATGCAGAACGTTTGTATGATTATTTCTCTGATTTGTGTGAAAAAATAGTACCAACCGCCCGTGGTAGATTTGCAGCAGACATGAAAGTTGCGCTGGTAAATGATGGACCAGTTACTTTCTGGCTACAGGTTTGA
- a CDS encoding virulence factor BrkB family protein produces the protein MNSPVYLSSLKSYFSYLKNRLSHDRIHVNAGYLAYISLLSLVPMLTVLLSVLSAFSLFDGAGETIQTFIISHFVPTAGDAINQALKEFVANTDKMTTFGGIFLFVVSISLISNIDKTLNYIWRVKAKRRWALSFSVYWTILTLGPLFMGTSIAATSYVTSLNLIDNETLSSVTQILLRWLPFLLTLTVFAGLYIFVPNIPVRVRHAITGAFIAALLFELSKKSFALYITHFPSYQLIYGAIAIIPILFVWVFLSWVIVLLGAEITASLGEYNRWRPDADVIESTSLSGRTTETEERKDCDSIDSESL, from the coding sequence TTGAATTCACCGGTATATCTCAGTTCGCTGAAGTCATACTTTAGTTATTTAAAAAACAGGTTAAGTCATGATCGGATACATGTGAATGCCGGGTATCTTGCCTATATTTCTCTCCTTTCTTTGGTGCCGATGCTGACTGTTCTCCTGTCAGTGTTATCTGCATTTTCATTATTTGATGGTGCCGGTGAAACGATTCAGACATTTATCATTTCACATTTCGTACCGACAGCCGGTGATGCGATTAATCAGGCGTTGAAAGAATTTGTGGCCAACACAGATAAAATGACGACATTTGGTGGTATTTTTTTATTTGTGGTTTCGATTTCACTGATCTCTAATATTGACAAGACACTAAATTATATCTGGAGAGTGAAGGCAAAGCGTCGCTGGGCACTTTCTTTTTCTGTGTATTGGACAATATTAACCCTGGGACCATTGTTTATGGGAACCAGTATCGCAGCTACTTCTTACGTCACTTCACTGAATTTAATTGATAATGAAACACTAAGTAGTGTGACTCAGATTTTACTGCGTTGGCTGCCTTTCTTGCTGACTTTAACCGTTTTTGCCGGACTCTATATCTTTGTGCCGAATATCCCTGTTCGGGTGAGGCATGCTATCACCGGCGCTTTTATTGCGGCACTGCTGTTTGAATTAAGTAAGAAAAGTTTCGCATTATACATTACTCACTTCCCTTCGTATCAGTTGATATACGGAGCTATCGCAATTATTCCGATTTTATTTGTCTGGGTTTTCCTGTCTTGGGTTATCGTATTACTTGGCGCGGAGATTACCGCTTCTCTTGGAGAGTATAACCGCTGGAGACCGGATGCAGACGTGATAGAATCAACGTCTTTATCTGGTCGTACGACGGAAACGGAAGAAAGGAAAGATTGTGATAGCATTGATTCAGAGAGTCTCTGA
- a CDS encoding bifunctional GNAT family N-acetyltransferase/hotdog fold thioesterase: MFKIISPKTENQINKYYQFRWQMLREPWQMPLGSERDEYDLMSHHRMIVDSRGRPMAAGRLYITPDCEGQIRYMAVKSNRRKRGMGALLLVTLESLARQEGAKRLVCNAREDAIGFYEKNGFERRGELSDEKGPVKHQQMVKVLDPMVNVQRKPVWCSELQERWEHQIPISEKMGIKVNQYTGYQFECSSPINPNLNPHDTMFAGSVFTLATLTGWGMAWLLMKERNLYGDIVLVDSRIRYRQPITQSPVAITSLDEISGDLDRLESGRKARIVVNVTVKSGDVSAVQFIGTYMLIPNYKDLLEQKTV, encoded by the coding sequence ATGTTTAAAATTATTAGCCCCAAAACAGAAAATCAAATCAACAAGTATTATCAGTTTCGCTGGCAAATGCTGAGAGAGCCCTGGCAGATGCCATTGGGATCTGAACGGGATGAATATGATTTGATGAGCCATCACCGGATGATTGTTGATTCGCGGGGCAGACCAATGGCTGCCGGGCGTTTATACATCACTCCAGACTGTGAAGGCCAAATTCGTTACATGGCAGTTAAGTCCAACAGAAGAAAACGGGGAATGGGTGCGCTTTTGCTGGTGACTCTGGAATCTCTTGCCCGTCAGGAAGGTGCGAAACGGTTAGTTTGTAACGCCCGTGAAGATGCCATTGGGTTTTATGAGAAGAATGGTTTTGAGCGTCGTGGTGAACTAAGTGATGAAAAAGGGCCTGTCAAACATCAGCAAATGGTCAAAGTCCTCGATCCGATGGTCAATGTTCAGCGTAAACCAGTCTGGTGCTCAGAGCTTCAGGAGCGTTGGGAACATCAGATCCCGATTAGTGAAAAAATGGGCATCAAAGTAAATCAGTATACGGGTTATCAGTTTGAGTGCAGTTCACCGATTAACCCAAACCTGAACCCACACGATACTATGTTTGCAGGATCAGTGTTTACCCTTGCAACATTGACTGGGTGGGGAATGGCCTGGCTTCTGATGAAAGAGCGGAATCTGTATGGTGATATCGTGCTTGTGGATAGCCGGATCAGGTATCGTCAGCCGATAACACAAAGTCCTGTGGCGATTACATCATTAGACGAGATTAGTGGTGATCTTGACCGGTTAGAATCCGGACGTAAAGCCCGGATCGTTGTGAATGTGACGGTGAAAAGTGGCGATGTCAGTGCTGTACAGTTTATTGGAACCTATATGCTGATTCCGAATTACAAAGACTTGCTGGAACAAAAAACGGTCTGA